The following proteins come from a genomic window of Amphiura filiformis chromosome 16, Afil_fr2py, whole genome shotgun sequence:
- the LOC140135705 gene encoding uncharacterized protein — MVDHIQRSHKKCSYLEIDPSTQQVVCPVCLHHWDHIQIALSHTCSAAGKNISFPYGESVEESREQRAGHSRNIGDGGFNTVWNPAQSTITTPYHSSLSVHALSRQEAFQGIQSSRKYQSSVDPRLLPTSPEYNANPSPCEKPDTVSPGYRMVYNRDRYPSKFQESRFAQFHLVNHPTQYSNESQSNIPTGHPSMADPTRYLQEDQRSTSTGHPSVADPMRYLREVRETRPSQFSMLDMRSQHSNKRQRSTSTGHPSVADPTRYLSEVRETRPSQYAMLDARSQHSNKRQRSTSTGHPSVADHTRYPRAIREPSQFSMLDVHSHHTNESQRRTSWGYPVVRFSPYSSGRGHQVLHTFHHMPPQWTGRREALSQQQFRHGPDIVSSRTEQARTPAAGTTSQNALLNETCAQERYSVQSDAQEQSGVLRYVQEESDIFRPEQSNIHRPGDRIRNDSQRLTSEPNTGNKSSISGHATDVGMVTGQKEVLPVILSVTSLNKSWRKDFSGGSGSREK; from the exons ATGGTTGACCACATCCAAAGATCTCACAAGAAGTGCTCATACTTGGAGATAGACCCATCAACTCAACAAGTTGTCTGCCCTGTATGTCTTCATCATTGGGATCACATACAGATTGCATTGAGCCACACTTGCTCTGCAGCTGGTAAAAACATCTCATTCCCATATGGAGAAAGTGTGGAGGAATCTCGGGAACAGAGGGCAGGTCATAGTAGAAACATAGGTGATGGTGGATTCAACACAGTTTGGAACCCAGCACAAAGCACAATCACTACTCCATATCATTCAAGTCTTTCCGTTCATGCATTATCTAGGCAAGAAGCATTCCAAGGTATACAGTCGTCCAGGAAGTACCAATCATCAGTAGATCCAAGACTACTGCCTACCTCTCCAGAGTACAATGCGAATCCTTCCCCATGTGAGAAGCCAGATACGGTCTCCCCAGGATACCGTATGGTTTACAATCGGGATAGATACCCCAGTAAATTCCAAGAGAGTAGGTTTGCACAGTTCCACTTAGTGAATCACCCTACTCAATATTCCAATGAGAGCCAAAGCAATATACCAACGGGCCATCCTTCAATGGCTGATCCCACCAGATACTTGCAAGAGGACCAAAGAAGTACATCCACAGGACATCCTTCAGTAGCTGATCCCATGAGATACCTGAGAGAGGTCCGAGAGACCAGGCCTTCACAGTTCTCCATGCTGGATATGCGTAGTCAACACTCCAATAAGCGCCAAAGAAGTACATCCACAGGACATCCTTCAGTGGCTGATCCCACCAGATACCTGAGTGAGGTCCGGGAGACCAGGCCTTCACAGTACGCCATGCTGGATGCACGTAGTCAACACTCCAATAAGCGCCAAAGAAGTACATCCACAGGACATCCTTCAGTGGCTGATCACACCAGATACCCAAGAGCGATCCGAGAGCCTTCACAGTTCTCCATGCTGGATGTGCATAGTCATCACACCAATGAGAGCCAAAGACGTACATCCTGGGGATATCCTGTGGTTCGTTTCAGTCCATATTCCAGTGGTAGAGGTCATCAGGTACTGCATACATTTCATCATATGCCACCACAATGGACAGGTAGAAGAGAGGCGCTTTCCCAACAACAATTTAGGCATGGACCAGACATTGTATCATCAAGAACTG AACAAGCTCGGACTCCAGCCGCTGGTACCAcctcccagaatgcattgctgaaTGAGACTTGCGCACAAGAACGATACAGTGTACAGAGTGATGCACAAGAACAAAGTGGTGTGCTTAGATATGTACAAGAAGAGAGTGACATTTTCAGACCTGAACAGAGCAACATACACAGACCAGGAGATAGGATCAGAAATGACTCTCAAAGGCTTACTTCTGAACCAAACACAGGAAATAAAAGCAGCATAAGCGGCCATGCAACTGATGTTGGGATGGTTACTGGGCAAAAGGAAGTATTGCCAGTCATCTTAAGTGTAACATCTTTGAATAAATCTTGGAGAAAGGACTTCAGTGGTGGTAGTGGGTCGAGAGAAAAGTAA